Proteins found in one Pseudomonas sp. P8_241 genomic segment:
- a CDS encoding amidohydrolase, producing the protein MALAATPADMVMRNGYVYTVDGQNSVQQAIAVSAGKIVYVGSDAGIDDYIGKQTRLIDLGGRMLMPGFVDAHMHPGDGGRAMTLCDLKYQTLTRAQFQASIQACLDADKDKGPDVWLEVGSWDRMGMTGLDGDADKATLDALKTQRPIQVRSTDFHTILTNSRGLELAGISKSTADPEDGKYRRDSAGNPNGICEDGAAESMAAVVPPATDAEKLNQLRAALDAMRQQGITSFFDALSGPENGKAFTGLQNSGELTARALLAIKLDPAAAIADPAKTIAEAKALASTYDQGEVKVAPGVNMRHVKLFMDGIINAPADTGAMLSPYLSNTGSEAAPKWTPGHNVGELYFPPQVLKPLLLQAVQAGFDPHLHATGDRAVRDSLDGIEYVRQQLPGNGFRPTITHAESVDPADYPRFKALDVTANMSFQWAQQAPSTVDGTSEHLGTARFARMEPSGSIARAGGRVAYGSDWPVDPLDEFLALKVGVTRSGDPTNPHSYGTKYAGRLNADPALSRSDVLRSITLNSAEQLKLDAVLGSVEVGKFADLIVLDKNFMQVPEDELGRNQVLLTVVGGKVVWAKAPFLGTAPQVASQSVISRSAQ; encoded by the coding sequence ATGGCGTTGGCGGCGACACCCGCCGACATGGTCATGCGCAATGGCTACGTCTACACCGTCGATGGCCAGAACTCCGTGCAGCAAGCGATAGCCGTTTCGGCTGGCAAGATTGTCTATGTCGGCAGCGACGCCGGCATCGACGACTACATCGGCAAGCAGACGCGATTGATCGACCTGGGCGGGCGCATGTTGATGCCGGGCTTCGTCGATGCGCACATGCATCCGGGCGACGGCGGTCGCGCCATGACCTTGTGTGACCTGAAGTACCAAACCCTGACCCGCGCACAGTTTCAGGCCAGCATTCAGGCCTGCCTTGATGCTGACAAGGACAAGGGCCCGGACGTGTGGCTTGAAGTCGGCAGTTGGGACCGCATGGGCATGACCGGACTCGACGGCGACGCCGATAAAGCGACCCTAGACGCGCTCAAGACACAGCGTCCGATCCAGGTGCGCTCCACCGATTTCCACACCATCCTGACCAACTCCCGGGGTCTGGAACTGGCCGGGATCAGCAAGAGCACCGCTGATCCCGAAGACGGCAAGTACCGTCGTGACAGCGCCGGCAACCCGAACGGCATTTGCGAAGATGGCGCCGCCGAGTCGATGGCCGCCGTAGTGCCGCCTGCGACCGACGCAGAAAAACTCAACCAGCTCCGTGCCGCCCTCGACGCCATGCGCCAGCAGGGCATCACCAGTTTCTTCGATGCGCTGTCAGGGCCGGAAAACGGCAAAGCCTTCACTGGCCTGCAAAACTCCGGCGAGCTGACCGCCCGGGCCTTACTGGCCATCAAACTTGACCCGGCTGCCGCCATTGCCGATCCAGCGAAGACCATCGCCGAGGCCAAGGCACTGGCCAGCACGTACGATCAGGGCGAGGTGAAGGTCGCGCCGGGCGTGAACATGCGGCACGTCAAACTGTTCATGGACGGCATCATCAACGCCCCGGCAGATACCGGCGCCATGTTGAGTCCCTACCTGAGCAACACTGGCTCCGAGGCCGCACCGAAATGGACGCCTGGGCACAACGTCGGCGAGCTGTATTTCCCGCCGCAAGTGCTCAAGCCGTTGCTGTTGCAAGCGGTGCAGGCTGGTTTCGACCCGCACCTGCATGCGACCGGCGACCGGGCGGTCCGCGACTCGCTCGATGGTATCGAGTACGTGCGTCAGCAACTTCCCGGCAACGGTTTTCGCCCCACGATCACCCATGCCGAATCGGTCGACCCCGCGGACTACCCACGCTTCAAGGCACTCGACGTCACCGCCAACATGTCTTTCCAGTGGGCCCAGCAGGCACCGTCCACGGTCGACGGCACCAGCGAACACCTGGGCACCGCCCGTTTTGCGCGCATGGAACCCTCGGGCAGCATCGCCCGGGCCGGTGGCCGAGTGGCGTATGGCAGTGACTGGCCGGTCGATCCTCTCGATGAATTCCTGGCGCTGAAAGTCGGTGTCACCCGCTCCGGCGATCCGACCAATCCGCACAGCTATGGCACCAAATACGCAGGACGGTTGAACGCCGACCCGGCGCTGTCGCGCAGTGACGTGTTGCGCAGCATCACCCTCAATTCCGCCGAACAGTTGAAGCTGGACGCGGTGCTCGGCTCGGTCGAAGTCGGCAAATTCGCCGACCTGATCGTGCTGGACAAGAACTTCATGCAGGTGCCCGAAGACGAACTCGGCCGTAACCAGGTGCTGTTGACGGTGGTCGGCGGCAAGGTCGTCTGGGCCAAGGCACCGTTCCTGGGGACTGCGCCGCAAGTCGCTTCCCAGTCTGTCATTTCCCGATCCGCCCAATAA
- a CDS encoding helix-turn-helix transcriptional regulator, translated as MEEGIKAGDNTSMATLKAFNRCVLHVGRLARDSGASRFIADGLQAFGELVPFASAWWGEMSTAGPNVAPQSWMHGSINLPESFAAEWHPVAANDQFSHATLSQPGEVVRDTGFNDPCEAVNDFARRYDLYHLMSITFELPESGLMFFVCLYRGLHEQSFDEHEAQLFSAFCDHLFQLWRFQVQDMIRFDTDDGASDFGVARLDGSLLYVGARLCAAIQREMPGWNGSILPVEVVSQLQKAPCVVRLGRCALTLSPNAEHVILSLEAPSRAEGLAPRERTAAMLFAAGHSYKEIAKLLSLSPATVRTYLRNCYLQLGVKSKVELGSVLRYAGPPTESARRD; from the coding sequence ATGGAGGAGGGGATCAAGGCCGGTGACAACACGTCCATGGCCACGCTGAAGGCGTTCAATCGCTGCGTGTTGCACGTTGGACGGCTGGCGCGGGATAGCGGTGCGTCGCGCTTCATCGCCGATGGCTTGCAGGCCTTCGGTGAGCTGGTGCCGTTCGCGTCGGCCTGGTGGGGCGAGATGTCCACTGCGGGTCCCAATGTTGCACCGCAGAGCTGGATGCACGGCAGCATCAATCTTCCTGAGTCGTTTGCCGCCGAATGGCACCCGGTGGCGGCCAACGATCAGTTCTCCCATGCCACTTTGAGCCAGCCCGGCGAGGTGGTGCGTGATACGGGGTTCAACGACCCGTGCGAGGCGGTCAACGATTTCGCCCGGCGCTACGATCTCTACCACTTGATGAGCATCACCTTTGAGTTGCCCGAAAGTGGCTTGATGTTCTTTGTCTGTCTCTACCGTGGCCTGCATGAGCAGTCGTTCGATGAACACGAGGCCCAGTTGTTTTCGGCGTTCTGCGATCACCTGTTCCAGCTGTGGCGGTTTCAGGTGCAGGACATGATTCGCTTCGATACCGACGATGGCGCGAGCGACTTCGGTGTTGCGCGCCTGGACGGCAGCTTGCTGTATGTCGGTGCGCGGTTATGCGCGGCGATTCAACGTGAAATGCCCGGCTGGAATGGCTCGATACTGCCGGTCGAGGTGGTCTCACAGCTGCAAAAAGCACCTTGCGTGGTGCGTCTGGGTCGTTGCGCGTTGACCCTGAGCCCCAACGCCGAGCATGTGATCCTGTCTCTGGAAGCGCCGTCGCGGGCCGAAGGCCTGGCCCCTCGGGAGCGCACGGCGGCGATGTTGTTCGCCGCGGGTCACTCCTACAAGGAAATCGCCAAACTCCTGTCCCTGAGCCCGGCCACCGTGCGCACTTACCTGCGCAACTGCTATTTGCAGCTCGGCGTCAAAAGCAAGGTGGAGCTCGGTTCGGTGCTGCGCTATGCGGGTCCGCCGACGGAGTCTGCACGCCGCGATTAA
- a CDS encoding nitrilase family protein produces the protein MNNARNTVVACCQLAPKIGDLAYNRTLTERAIRQAAHQGAQVVVLPELVQSGYLFADREEALSLAETVDGPMLQLWQALARELNLVIVGGFCERLEGDELANSAVMIDANGLRAVYRKAHLWDAEKDLFTPGDAAPPVVETVHGRLGMLICYDLEFPEWVRLPALAGADLLCAPVNWPDGPRPQTERPAEVLRVQANASVNRMFIAACDRYGHERGVGWVQGSVIVDADGYPLAGPAEQGGEQILLATLNLAEARNKRISARNDLHQDRRPPLYGLDSGL, from the coding sequence TTGAACAACGCAAGAAATACCGTGGTCGCCTGCTGCCAACTGGCGCCGAAAATAGGCGATCTGGCCTACAACCGAACACTCACCGAGCGTGCAATTCGTCAGGCAGCCCATCAGGGCGCCCAAGTCGTGGTGCTGCCCGAGCTTGTGCAGAGCGGCTACCTGTTTGCCGATCGAGAGGAAGCGCTGTCTTTGGCGGAAACGGTCGATGGGCCAATGTTGCAGTTGTGGCAAGCGCTGGCCCGCGAGTTGAACCTGGTGATCGTCGGCGGGTTCTGCGAGCGCCTGGAAGGTGACGAACTGGCCAACAGTGCGGTGATGATCGACGCCAACGGGCTGCGTGCGGTGTACCGCAAGGCGCATTTGTGGGATGCGGAGAAAGACCTCTTCACCCCCGGCGATGCCGCGCCGCCCGTGGTCGAGACCGTCCATGGACGTCTCGGCATGCTGATTTGCTACGACCTGGAGTTCCCCGAGTGGGTGCGCCTGCCCGCATTGGCTGGCGCTGACTTGCTGTGCGCGCCGGTCAACTGGCCCGACGGCCCGCGACCGCAGACCGAGCGTCCAGCCGAGGTCCTGCGGGTGCAGGCCAATGCCTCGGTCAATCGGATGTTCATCGCCGCGTGCGACCGTTACGGCCACGAACGCGGGGTCGGCTGGGTGCAGGGCTCGGTCATCGTCGACGCCGACGGTTATCCGTTGGCCGGACCGGCAGAGCAGGGCGGCGAACAAATCCTGCTCGCGACGCTGAATCTCGCCGAGGCGCGCAACAAACGCATCAGTGCGCGTAATGACCTGCATCAGGACCGTCGACCCCCGTTGTACGGGCTGGACAGCGGTTTGTAA
- a CDS encoding purine-cytosine permease family protein, translated as MSGSPVSAHATEASGGLAIEGHSIDYIPQSERHAKLSSQGPFWFLGNFHFFTISIGFVGPSLGLSAMWTLLAGALGIMFGTIFMAFHGSQGPEMGLPQMIQSRAQFGYRGVILALMATMFVFVGFNVVNISLIMNGLEHVFGIDPTIVAVVVVLIGALLSIYGHDLMHKAFKWALLATLPLYALVTIALMFGAGSEGVTPASDLGFNWVAFATLFAIGASYNISYAPYVSDYSRYLPKNTSRKKLIAAVFIGASLSGSWMIGLGAWLAQELKAADALVALNQVGSSMLPGLGNLLVIVSVLGFLPIIALNTYSAMLTLLTGVDSIRRITPTPRARVLSISVISLILLTCVLSIKGDGIALLNTFLVLLLYFLVPWTAVNLVDYFFVRKGRYAIPHFFTPKGIYGAWQFRGIVSYLIGFAAMVPFFYIFDAAAGKEVFVGPVARVLAGVDIAWLVGLLVSGLTYYLLSRSLDLVAERRVIDALTEHDIVAMTHSSAEAGR; from the coding sequence ATGTCAGGTTCCCCAGTGTCTGCGCACGCCACCGAGGCGAGCGGCGGGTTGGCCATCGAAGGCCACTCCATCGATTACATTCCGCAAAGCGAGCGTCACGCCAAACTCAGCAGCCAGGGGCCGTTCTGGTTTCTCGGCAATTTTCACTTCTTCACCATTTCCATCGGATTTGTCGGCCCGAGCCTTGGCTTGTCGGCGATGTGGACCCTGCTGGCTGGTGCGCTGGGCATCATGTTCGGCACTATCTTCATGGCCTTTCACGGTTCCCAGGGGCCGGAAATGGGCTTGCCGCAGATGATCCAGTCCCGCGCCCAGTTCGGATACCGCGGGGTGATCCTGGCCTTGATGGCGACGATGTTTGTATTCGTCGGCTTCAACGTGGTGAACATCTCGCTGATCATGAACGGCCTGGAGCATGTGTTCGGCATCGACCCCACCATCGTCGCCGTGGTCGTAGTGCTGATTGGCGCATTGTTATCGATCTACGGCCACGACCTGATGCATAAGGCCTTCAAGTGGGCGTTGCTCGCGACCTTGCCGCTCTATGCGCTGGTGACCATTGCCCTGATGTTCGGCGCCGGTTCCGAAGGCGTTACGCCGGCGTCCGACCTGGGCTTCAACTGGGTCGCGTTCGCCACACTGTTTGCCATCGGCGCCAGCTACAACATCTCCTATGCGCCGTATGTATCCGACTATTCCCGCTACCTGCCAAAGAACACCAGCCGCAAAAAGCTCATCGCCGCAGTGTTCATCGGCGCCTCGTTGTCGGGCAGCTGGATGATCGGTCTCGGTGCCTGGTTGGCCCAGGAGTTGAAAGCGGCGGATGCGTTGGTGGCGTTGAATCAGGTCGGCTCGTCGATGCTGCCTGGGCTGGGCAATCTGCTGGTGATTGTCTCGGTACTGGGCTTTCTGCCGATCATTGCGCTCAACACCTACAGCGCCATGTTGACGCTGCTGACCGGTGTCGACTCGATCCGGAGAATCACCCCGACACCCCGCGCCCGAGTCCTGTCGATCAGTGTGATCAGCCTCATTTTGCTGACCTGTGTGTTGTCGATCAAAGGCGACGGCATTGCCCTGTTGAACACCTTCCTTGTGCTGCTGTTGTACTTCCTCGTGCCGTGGACAGCGGTGAATCTGGTGGACTATTTCTTCGTGCGCAAAGGTCGCTACGCGATCCCGCATTTCTTCACGCCGAAGGGCATCTACGGCGCCTGGCAGTTTCGCGGGATCGTCTCGTACCTGATCGGCTTCGCCGCCATGGTGCCGTTCTTCTACATCTTCGATGCCGCCGCCGGCAAAGAGGTGTTCGTCGGCCCTGTGGCACGAGTGCTGGCAGGCGTGGACATCGCCTGGCTGGTGGGTCTGTTGGTCTCGGGCCTGACGTATTACCTGCTCAGCCGCTCGCTTGATCTGGTGGCCGAACGTCGAGTGATCGACGCGCTGACCGAGCATGACATTGTCGCCATGACCCATTCATCTGCGGAGGCAGGGCGTTGA
- a CDS encoding LysR family transcriptional regulator, whose amino-acid sequence MLGTVTELDLRLIRVFLTVVEAGGISAAQTALNTTQPTISAQLATLEARVGFRLCERGRGGFSVTPKGEQFIEAARRLLAAAEGFRVEVQHINRKVSGNINIGLLGQIDPVANKKIGLAIARLRARHEGLYFHFTELSSSLLEEKIINGHIDLAIGYFWHRLPNIDYVPLFEETQIAYCAPSHPLSEQAGALTRADVSAFDWVWPSHPLPEMPAPTSIERLTVLTDSMDGAALLILSGQHLGFLPQHYAARHEQLGQLHPLNPQLLRYEVGFHAAVRHSARQRDLVSAFLNELIEIFGEP is encoded by the coding sequence ATGCTGGGAACTGTTACGGAGCTGGATCTGCGTTTGATCCGGGTATTTCTGACCGTCGTTGAAGCGGGCGGGATCTCGGCGGCGCAAACCGCTCTCAATACCACGCAACCGACCATCAGCGCGCAATTGGCCACGCTGGAGGCGCGGGTCGGTTTTCGCTTGTGCGAGCGCGGCCGCGGCGGGTTTTCAGTGACGCCCAAGGGCGAGCAATTCATCGAGGCGGCTCGCCGTCTGCTGGCGGCCGCCGAAGGATTTCGGGTCGAAGTCCAGCACATCAACCGTAAAGTCTCGGGCAACATCAACATCGGTCTGCTCGGGCAGATCGACCCGGTGGCGAACAAGAAAATCGGCCTGGCCATTGCACGCTTGAGGGCCCGGCACGAAGGCCTGTACTTTCATTTCACCGAACTGTCCTCCTCGCTGCTGGAAGAAAAAATCATTAACGGCCACATCGACCTGGCCATCGGTTACTTCTGGCACCGCTTGCCCAACATCGATTACGTTCCGTTGTTCGAGGAAACCCAGATCGCCTACTGCGCGCCGTCGCATCCGCTATCGGAACAGGCAGGCGCCTTGACCCGCGCCGATGTCAGTGCGTTTGACTGGGTCTGGCCGAGCCATCCCCTGCCGGAAATGCCCGCCCCCACCTCAATCGAACGCCTGACCGTGCTCACCGACAGCATGGACGGCGCTGCGCTGCTCATCCTTTCGGGCCAGCACCTGGGGTTTCTGCCTCAGCACTATGCGGCCCGGCATGAACAGTTGGGGCAGTTGCATCCGTTGAATCCGCAACTGCTGCGTTATGAGGTGGGGTTTCATGCGGCGGTGCGACACTCGGCGCGTCAGCGGGATCTGGTGAGTGCTTTTCTCAACGAATTGATCGAAATCTTCGGGGAACCATAG
- a CDS encoding serine/threonine-protein kinase, with product MTPLMPPLDDILMKQAHASNLTYFAFDAAQNGKPRNAKSAKAPTKASIGTLPDVLGGRYRIERLLGAGGMGAVYRAKDLLSEQFGDPDPYIALKILSEEFAESPDASVLLYSEFALTRLLRHNNVLRLHTFEVDAHCQRPFITMELMRGFTLDKLLCERPLGLPWKELRDIALPLLDGLAYAHARGVVHGDMKPSNVMLSDDGVRLFDFGLGQAQEGVLPGLPRLNRKCFNAWTPGYAAPELLQGEPLTAAADVYGVACLLYELAGGKHPFRRLPSTEARDANLERELRAPPNLPKHCWPELREALSFDPVARVTTVSRLRRALGEPASWCEKWSYRMHLTKS from the coding sequence ATGACCCCACTCATGCCGCCACTCGACGACATTCTGATGAAGCAAGCACATGCCAGTAACCTGACTTACTTTGCGTTTGACGCTGCGCAAAATGGAAAACCGCGAAACGCCAAATCGGCTAAGGCACCCACAAAGGCCAGCATCGGCACACTGCCGGACGTTTTGGGGGGACGTTATAGAATAGAGCGCCTGCTCGGTGCTGGCGGCATGGGTGCGGTTTACCGCGCAAAGGACCTGCTGAGCGAACAGTTTGGTGATCCCGATCCCTACATCGCGCTGAAAATTCTCAGTGAGGAGTTTGCCGAGTCACCGGACGCCAGCGTCTTGCTCTACAGCGAGTTCGCCCTGACCCGACTTCTGCGCCACAACAATGTGCTGCGCTTGCACACCTTCGAAGTGGACGCGCACTGCCAGCGCCCCTTCATTACCATGGAACTCATGCGCGGCTTTACTTTGGACAAATTGCTCTGCGAACGCCCCCTGGGTCTGCCGTGGAAAGAACTGCGCGACATCGCGTTGCCGCTACTCGATGGGCTTGCCTACGCCCACGCTCGCGGTGTGGTGCACGGCGACATGAAACCGAGCAACGTGATGCTCAGTGATGACGGAGTGCGTTTGTTCGACTTCGGTCTGGGGCAGGCGCAGGAAGGGGTCCTGCCCGGTCTGCCGCGACTGAACCGCAAGTGCTTCAACGCCTGGACTCCCGGTTACGCTGCTCCCGAACTTCTTCAAGGTGAACCGCTAACGGCTGCTGCCGACGTGTACGGCGTAGCCTGTCTGTTGTACGAATTGGCGGGTGGTAAACACCCGTTCCGGCGCTTGCCGTCGACCGAAGCCCGCGACGCTAACCTGGAGCGCGAGTTGCGTGCACCGCCGAATCTGCCGAAACACTGCTGGCCAGAATTGCGAGAGGCGTTGAGCTTTGATCCGGTTGCCCGGGTCACCACGGTTTCCCGTCTTCGGCGTGCCTTGGGAGAACCGGCCTCGTGGTGTGAAAAGTGGTCGTATCGGATGCACCTGACAAAGAGCTGA
- a CDS encoding PP2C family protein-serine/threonine phosphatase: MADGRWRSAARTDAGKVRTHNEDAFLDCPNLGLWVVADGMGGYQGGDIASQLIVESLSELPLQDDFDERLKGIRQCLHWLNRRLGQELTVTAGHHDSIMGSTVVALLVEGNRAACIWAGDSRCYLWRNQRLYQLSRDHSLQQQLIDQQNMSVEDAKAHPDAHALTRAVGATDRLTLDVIELEVYPSDAFLLCSDGLYNCLNSDALGNALSLAAPQVALERLFDGALRGLARDNLTAVVIRQ, translated from the coding sequence ATGGCTGACGGCCGCTGGCGAAGCGCTGCGCGAACCGACGCCGGCAAGGTTCGCACGCATAACGAAGATGCTTTTCTGGACTGTCCAAATCTGGGGCTGTGGGTGGTCGCTGACGGCATGGGCGGTTATCAGGGGGGCGATATCGCCAGCCAGTTGATCGTCGAAAGCCTGTCGGAGCTACCGTTACAGGATGACTTTGACGAACGCCTCAAAGGCATTCGCCAGTGCCTGCACTGGCTCAATCGCCGTTTGGGCCAGGAATTGACCGTCACCGCCGGGCACCACGACAGCATCATGGGCAGCACCGTCGTGGCGCTGCTGGTGGAGGGCAATCGCGCTGCCTGCATCTGGGCTGGCGACAGCCGTTGTTACCTGTGGCGCAACCAGCGTCTGTATCAGCTATCCAGGGACCATTCGCTACAACAGCAACTTATCGACCAGCAAAACATGAGTGTCGAGGATGCCAAGGCTCACCCTGATGCCCACGCCCTGACCCGTGCGGTCGGGGCGACGGATCGGTTGACGCTCGATGTTATCGAGCTTGAGGTTTACCCCAGCGATGCTTTTTTGTTGTGCAGCGATGGTTTGTACAACTGTCTGAACAGCGACGCCTTGGGTAACGCCTTGAGCCTGGCCGCGCCACAGGTTGCACTGGAGCGTCTGTTTGACGGCGCTCTGCGTGGCTTGGCGCGGGACAACCTGACTGCCGTAGTGATCCGCCAATGA